One window of the Nocardia huaxiensis genome contains the following:
- a CDS encoding pyridoxal phosphate-dependent aminotransferase produces MPHTPTVARLRPFASTIFAEMTELAVKHGAVNLGQGFPDSDGPAGMLEVARQAIADGFNQYPPGRGVPALRQAVAVDRARRYGTHYDPDSQVLVTVGATEAIAATILGLVEPGDEVVLIEPYYDSYAAAVALAGATRRTARLVPDGDGFALDLDSLRAAITPKTRMLLVNSPHNPTGTVLSRADLTAIAELAIEHDLYVMSDEAYEHLAFDGHEHISIATLPGMFERTVVISSAAKTFSVTGWKIGWACAPAPLLDAVLAAKQFLTFVGGGPFQPAVAHALQHEQHWVTALRDTLADKRLRLSSALSDAGFGVKRSDGTYFVCADITPLGATDAYAFCRELPERLGVAAVPVSVFADDKPSWNHLVRFTFCKKEETIAEGVRRLRAGVRVG; encoded by the coding sequence ATGCCCCACACACCGACCGTCGCCCGGTTGCGGCCCTTCGCGTCGACGATCTTCGCCGAGATGACCGAGCTCGCCGTCAAGCACGGCGCCGTCAATCTCGGCCAGGGGTTCCCGGACTCCGACGGGCCCGCGGGCATGCTCGAGGTCGCGCGCCAGGCCATCGCCGACGGCTTCAACCAGTACCCGCCCGGCCGCGGCGTTCCCGCGCTGCGGCAGGCCGTCGCCGTCGACCGGGCGCGCCGCTACGGCACCCACTACGACCCGGACAGCCAGGTGCTGGTCACCGTCGGCGCGACCGAGGCCATCGCGGCCACCATCCTCGGGCTGGTCGAACCCGGCGACGAGGTGGTGCTCATCGAGCCCTACTACGACTCCTACGCGGCCGCCGTCGCCCTGGCCGGAGCCACCCGGCGCACCGCGCGCCTCGTCCCCGACGGCGACGGTTTCGCCCTCGACCTGGACAGCCTGCGCGCCGCCATCACCCCGAAAACCCGCATGCTGCTGGTCAATTCACCGCACAACCCCACCGGCACGGTGCTGTCGCGCGCCGATCTGACGGCCATCGCCGAACTCGCCATCGAACACGACCTCTACGTCATGTCCGACGAAGCCTACGAGCATCTGGCCTTCGACGGCCACGAGCACATCAGCATCGCCACCCTGCCCGGCATGTTCGAGCGCACCGTCGTGATCTCCAGTGCCGCCAAGACTTTCAGCGTCACCGGCTGGAAGATCGGCTGGGCCTGCGCTCCCGCCCCACTGCTCGACGCCGTGCTCGCCGCCAAACAGTTCCTCACCTTCGTCGGCGGCGGCCCCTTCCAGCCCGCCGTCGCCCACGCCCTCCAGCACGAACAGCACTGGGTGACGGCCCTGCGAGACACCCTCGCGGACAAGCGCCTTCGCCTCTCCTCGGCCCTCTCCGACGCCGGCTTCGGTGTGAAGCGCAGCGACGGAACCTATTTCGTCTGCGCCGACATCACCCCCCTCGGCGCCACCGACGCCTACGCCTTCTGCCGCGAACTCCCCGAACGCCTCGGCGTCGCCGCCGTCCCGGTGAGCGTCTTCGCCGACGACAAACCTTCCTGGAACCACCTGGTGCGCTTCACCTTCTGCAAGAAGGAGGAAACCATCGCCGAGGGCGTCCGCCGCCTCCGCGCCGGCGTCCGCGTCGGCTAG
- a CDS encoding LysE family translocator encodes MIEATAVVGVAVAALGLVLTPGPNMMYLVSRTVSQGRRAGMVSLLGVVAGFLVYLVAAAAGITAVFAMVPALYLTLKLAGAAYLLWLAWKTLRPGGISPFAPQELPVDNTRRLFTMGFVTNLLNPKIAVMYMALIPQFVVPAHGRVWLQSLSLGAVQIVIAVSVNALIVFSAGAVAAFLSGRPLWLRAQRAVTGGMLGAMAAMVATDRARPVPA; translated from the coding sequence ATGATCGAGGCGACGGCGGTGGTGGGGGTGGCGGTCGCGGCGCTGGGGTTGGTGCTCACGCCGGGGCCGAACATGATGTATCTGGTGTCGCGCACGGTCTCACAGGGACGCCGCGCCGGGATGGTGTCACTGCTCGGGGTGGTGGCGGGGTTCCTGGTCTATCTGGTGGCCGCCGCCGCGGGCATTACGGCGGTGTTCGCCATGGTGCCCGCGCTGTATCTGACGCTGAAGCTGGCGGGCGCCGCCTATCTGCTGTGGCTGGCGTGGAAAACGCTTCGGCCGGGCGGTATTTCGCCGTTCGCGCCGCAGGAGCTGCCCGTCGACAACACGCGCCGGCTGTTCACGATGGGCTTCGTGACCAACCTGCTCAACCCCAAGATCGCAGTCATGTACATGGCGCTGATCCCGCAGTTCGTGGTGCCCGCGCACGGCCGGGTCTGGCTGCAGAGCCTGAGCCTGGGTGCGGTTCAGATCGTCATCGCTGTGAGCGTGAACGCGCTCATCGTGTTCAGCGCGGGCGCGGTGGCCGCCTTCCTGTCCGGCCGTCCGCTGTGGCTGCGGGCGCAGCGGGCCGTCACCGGCGGCATGCTGGGCGCTATGGCCGCGATGGTCGCCACCGACCGCGCCCGGCCCGTTCCGGCGTGA
- a CDS encoding M1 family metallopeptidase, with protein MYGARTGRRGWWRYAAASAAVLAGVGVAPAQADPADPTVGAPGLEDPYYPLDGNGGYDARHYDVTIGYDPPTRQLTGSTRVDATATQLLRTFNLDYSGPQVSKVSVNNMPAWFDRTDEHELVITPLIPLLPGLPFAVQVEYAGEVTGTDGEGWVLSPTGGAFVAGEPHSATSWYPLNDTPLDKATFTLHATVPQEWEVMSNGLKVRDVVQGAHRVTDWEMRQPVIGYLTTIAIDRFEFLEQRRANGTPLLSAFAPNAVDAKEMEARLPEILDFTEELYGPYRFDVAGGIYVDTELEFSLETQSRPIYAPWTDLQTVVHEIAHQWWGDSMSIKQWSDICLNECFASYTADYLWPERKEGLDVDAEYHETLNEFLGNPKFWRNRLQDPGVGKEFTSVYYRGPLFLHALRRTIGDEAFFSGIHEFVNAHAYGNASMPEFRKFMQTKTTQDLTGFFTAWLDTEEPPADEYLYPGSLHT; from the coding sequence TTGTACGGGGCACGGACAGGGCGGCGCGGCTGGTGGCGGTACGCGGCGGCGAGCGCGGCCGTGCTCGCGGGAGTGGGCGTGGCACCGGCCCAGGCCGATCCGGCAGATCCGACGGTCGGCGCGCCCGGACTCGAAGACCCCTACTATCCGCTCGACGGCAATGGCGGCTACGACGCCAGGCACTACGACGTCACCATCGGCTACGACCCGCCGACCCGGCAGCTCACCGGATCCACCCGGGTCGACGCGACCGCGACCCAGCTGCTGCGCACCTTCAATCTGGATTACAGCGGCCCGCAGGTGTCCAAGGTGTCGGTGAACAATATGCCCGCCTGGTTCGACCGCACCGACGAGCACGAACTGGTGATCACCCCGCTCATCCCGCTGCTGCCCGGTCTGCCGTTCGCGGTGCAGGTGGAGTACGCGGGCGAGGTGACCGGCACCGACGGCGAAGGCTGGGTGCTGTCCCCCACCGGCGGCGCTTTCGTTGCGGGCGAACCGCATTCGGCCACCAGCTGGTATCCGCTCAACGACACCCCTTTGGACAAGGCAACTTTCACGCTGCACGCCACCGTTCCGCAGGAGTGGGAGGTGATGTCGAACGGGCTGAAGGTGCGCGATGTGGTGCAGGGAGCCCACCGGGTCACCGATTGGGAGATGCGGCAGCCGGTCATCGGGTATCTCACCACCATTGCCATCGACAGGTTCGAATTCCTGGAACAGCGGCGCGCCAATGGAACTCCGCTGCTGAGCGCCTTCGCGCCGAATGCCGTGGACGCCAAGGAGATGGAAGCCCGGCTGCCGGAAATCCTGGACTTCACCGAGGAGCTGTACGGGCCGTACCGGTTCGACGTGGCGGGCGGCATCTACGTCGACACCGAACTGGAGTTCTCCCTCGAAACCCAGTCGCGGCCCATCTACGCGCCGTGGACGGACCTGCAGACGGTGGTGCACGAGATCGCCCACCAGTGGTGGGGCGACTCCATGTCCATCAAGCAGTGGTCCGATATCTGCCTGAACGAGTGCTTCGCCAGCTACACCGCCGACTACCTGTGGCCGGAACGCAAAGAGGGCCTGGACGTGGACGCCGAGTACCACGAGACGCTGAACGAATTCCTCGGCAACCCCAAGTTCTGGCGGAACCGCCTGCAAGATCCCGGCGTCGGCAAGGAATTCACCTCCGTCTACTACCGCGGCCCGCTGTTCCTGCACGCTCTGCGCCGCACCATCGGCGACGAGGCGTTCTTCTCCGGCATCCACGAATTCGTGAACGCCCACGCCTACGGCAATGCCTCCATGCCGGAATTCCGGAAGTTCATGCAGACCAAGACAACCCAGGACCTGACCGGCTTCTTCACCGCCTGGCTGGACACCGAGGAACCCCCGGCCGACGAATACCTCTACCCGGGCTCGCTGCACACCTAG
- a CDS encoding LysE family translocator, translating into MIPAANLLAFLVAAFVLIVVPGPGVLFVIGRALTEGRRAALVSVLGHSLGVLGVLLLVAVGLGAVLQASAILLTIVKLAGALYLIYIGIQAIRERRSLRAALGTQAQTAHRRRVFRQSVIVGVTNPKAIIFFSAVLPQFVDPASGPLPVQMLILGFLFLAIALVSDSAWALVAGSARDWFAKSPKRMDAVGGAGGVMIIGLGASVAVSGNAH; encoded by the coding sequence ATGATCCCCGCCGCAAACCTGCTGGCGTTCCTCGTCGCAGCCTTCGTTCTCATTGTCGTTCCGGGTCCGGGTGTGCTCTTCGTGATCGGCCGGGCGCTCACCGAGGGCCGGCGAGCCGCCCTGGTGTCGGTGCTCGGGCACTCGCTCGGCGTGCTCGGCGTGCTGCTGCTCGTCGCCGTGGGGCTCGGCGCGGTGCTCCAGGCCTCGGCCATCCTGCTCACCATCGTGAAGCTGGCCGGTGCGCTGTATCTGATCTACATCGGCATCCAGGCCATCCGGGAGCGGCGGTCGCTGCGTGCGGCGCTGGGCACCCAGGCGCAGACCGCGCACCGTCGCCGGGTGTTCCGGCAGTCGGTGATCGTCGGCGTCACCAATCCCAAGGCCATCATCTTCTTCTCGGCGGTGCTGCCGCAGTTCGTCGATCCGGCGAGCGGGCCGCTGCCGGTGCAGATGCTGATCCTGGGTTTCCTCTTCCTCGCCATCGCCCTGGTGTCCGACAGCGCGTGGGCGCTGGTGGCGGGGTCGGCGCGAGACTGGTTCGCCAAGTCTCCGAAGCGGATGGATGCGGTCGGGGGTGCGGGCGGGGTCATGATCATCGGCCTGGGTGCGAGCGTGGCCGTGTCGGGCAACGCGCACTGA
- a CDS encoding DUF3239 domain-containing protein, which produces MRRFEFAVDREHARAVNEVVADLRRLRVAAMTVAVVLWLGTAFLIWLNHPWSYLLAVAFALGAATSLFIGLWTPHRGRVDKLYAAGELVPAVVSESTGRGTTLLALVNLAKPSADGPRYALITRTVRTLPGHRPQTGERVPAVTVRIDRAPAKVGELWQSVSTMPIAWGTRDLNIIEDARRSIREVEWKLLTDNLDLAAKVRRVDAKRLLLDPQQLPEELQR; this is translated from the coding sequence GTGCGACGCTTCGAATTCGCGGTGGACCGGGAGCACGCCCGAGCGGTCAACGAAGTCGTCGCCGATCTGCGACGGTTGCGGGTGGCGGCGATGACGGTCGCGGTGGTGCTGTGGCTGGGCACCGCCTTCCTGATCTGGCTCAACCACCCGTGGTCGTACCTGCTGGCCGTGGCCTTCGCGCTGGGCGCGGCCACCTCGCTGTTCATCGGACTGTGGACGCCGCACCGCGGCCGTGTCGACAAGCTCTATGCCGCAGGCGAACTCGTGCCGGCGGTGGTCTCCGAATCCACGGGTAGGGGCACCACGCTGCTGGCCCTGGTGAATCTAGCCAAGCCGAGCGCCGACGGCCCGCGCTACGCGCTCATCACCCGCACCGTGCGCACCCTGCCCGGCCATCGCCCGCAGACCGGGGAGCGGGTCCCGGCGGTGACGGTCCGCATCGACCGCGCACCCGCCAAGGTCGGGGAGCTGTGGCAGTCGGTGAGCACCATGCCGATCGCCTGGGGCACCCGCGATCTCAACATCATCGAGGACGCTCGCCGGTCCATTCGCGAGGTCGAGTGGAAGCTGCTCACCGACAATCTGGATCTGGCGGCCAAGGTGCGGCGCGTGGACGCCAAACGGCTGCTGCTGGATCCGCAGCAGCTACCCGAGGAACTACAGCGCTGA
- a CDS encoding DNA repair helicase XPB, producing MTDGPLIVQSDKTLLLEVDHESADAARQAIAPFAELERAPEHVHTYRITPLALWNARAAGHDAEQVVDALVKYSRYAVPQPLLVDIVDTMARYGRLQLVKHPAQGLTLVSLDRAVLEEVLRHKKIAPMLGARIDDDTVIVHPSERGRIKQMLLKIGWPAEDLAGYVDGEAHPIDLDYTGGQWHLRDYQEMAADSFWAGGSGVVVLPCGAGKTMVGAAAMAKAKATTLILVTNTVAGRQWRRELLARTSLTEDEIGEYSGERKEIRPVTIATYQVITRKTKGEYRHLELFDSRDWGLVIYDEVHLLPAPVFRMTADLQSRRRLGLTATLVREDGREGDVFSLIGPKRYDAPWKDIEAQGWIAPADCVEVRVTLTDAERMAYATAEPEERYKLCSTARTKLPVVESILAQHKDAPSLVIGAYLDQLEELGEHLNAPVIQGSTRTKEREELFDAFRRGEIPVLVVSKVANFSIDLPEASVAVQVSGTFGSRQEEAQRLGRLLRPKQDGGQAHFYSVVARDTLDAEYAAHRQRFLAEQGYAYRITDADDLLGPTIG from the coding sequence ATGACCGACGGTCCGCTGATCGTTCAGAGTGACAAGACGCTGCTGCTGGAGGTCGACCACGAGTCGGCGGACGCGGCGCGGCAGGCCATCGCGCCGTTCGCGGAGCTGGAGCGGGCGCCGGAGCATGTGCACACGTATCGGATCACGCCGCTCGCGCTGTGGAACGCGCGGGCGGCGGGGCACGATGCCGAACAGGTCGTGGACGCGCTGGTCAAGTACTCGCGGTACGCGGTGCCGCAGCCGCTGCTGGTGGACATCGTGGACACCATGGCGCGGTACGGGCGGCTGCAGCTGGTGAAGCATCCGGCGCAGGGGCTGACCCTGGTCAGCCTGGATCGCGCGGTGCTGGAAGAAGTGTTGCGGCACAAGAAGATCGCGCCGATGCTGGGCGCGCGCATCGACGACGACACGGTCATCGTGCATCCGTCCGAGCGCGGGCGGATCAAGCAGATGCTGTTGAAGATCGGCTGGCCGGCCGAGGACCTCGCGGGATATGTGGACGGCGAGGCGCATCCCATCGATCTGGATTACACCGGCGGGCAGTGGCATCTGCGCGACTACCAGGAGATGGCGGCCGATTCGTTCTGGGCCGGCGGCTCGGGCGTGGTGGTGCTGCCCTGCGGCGCGGGCAAGACCATGGTGGGCGCGGCGGCCATGGCCAAGGCCAAGGCGACCACGCTGATCCTGGTCACCAATACCGTGGCGGGGCGGCAGTGGCGGCGCGAGCTGCTGGCGCGCACCTCGCTCACCGAGGACGAGATCGGCGAATACTCGGGTGAGCGCAAGGAGATCCGGCCGGTCACCATCGCCACCTATCAGGTGATCACGCGCAAGACCAAGGGCGAGTACCGGCATCTCGAGCTGTTCGACAGCCGCGACTGGGGTCTGGTCATCTACGACGAGGTGCACCTGCTGCCCGCGCCGGTCTTCCGCATGACGGCCGATCTCCAGTCCCGCCGCCGCCTGGGATTGACGGCCACGCTGGTGCGCGAGGACGGCCGCGAGGGCGATGTCTTCTCCCTCATCGGCCCCAAGCGCTACGACGCGCCGTGGAAGGACATCGAGGCGCAGGGCTGGATCGCCCCGGCCGACTGCGTCGAGGTGCGAGTGACGCTCACCGATGCCGAGCGCATGGCCTACGCCACCGCCGAACCCGAGGAGCGCTACAAGCTGTGCTCCACCGCGCGCACGAAACTGCCTGTGGTGGAATCGATTCTGGCCCAGCACAAGGACGCGCCGAGCCTGGTGATCGGCGCGTACCTGGATCAACTGGAGGAGCTGGGCGAGCATTTGAACGCCCCGGTCATCCAGGGCTCCACCCGCACCAAGGAGCGCGAGGAGCTGTTCGACGCGTTCCGGCGCGGGGAAATTCCGGTGCTGGTCGTCTCCAAAGTCGCTAACTTCAGTATCGACCTACCGGAAGCGTCTGTTGCCGTGCAGGTTTCGGGCACCTTCGGGTCGCGGCAGGAGGAGGCGCAGCGCCTGGGCCGGCTGCTGCGGCCGAAACAGGATGGCGGCCAGGCTCACTTCTATTCGGTCGTCGCACGTGACACGCTGGACGCCGAATATGCCGCGCATCGGCAGCGTTTCCTTGCCGAACAGGGGTATGCGTATCGCATCACCGATGCGGACGACCTCCTGGGGCCGACGATAGGATAG